Proteins from one Gilliamella sp. ESL0443 genomic window:
- the manD gene encoding D-mannonate dehydratase ManD has product MKIVKAEVFVCSPGRNFVTLKITTDDGVYGVGDATLNGRELSVASYLKDHLCPQLIGRDASQIEDIFQYFYKGAYWRRGPVTMSAISAIDMALWDIKGKVANMPLYQLLGGASRTGVMVYCHTTGKDIEEALDDYAKHKEMGFKAIRVQCGIPGMKTTYGQSKGKNLAYEPATRGNYPEEQFWATDKYLDFTPKLFEAVRNKFGFNEHLLHDMHHRLTPIEAARFGKSVEDYRLFWMEDPTPAENQECFRLIRQHTVTPIAVGEVFNSIWDCKQLIEEQLIDYIRTTITHAGGITHMRRIADFASLYQVRTGSHGPSDLSPICHAAALHFDMWVPNFGVQEFMGYSEQMLEVFSPNWTFTDGYMHPSDKPGLGIDFDEKLAAKYPYNPAYLPIARLEDGTLWNW; this is encoded by the coding sequence ATGAAAATTGTAAAAGCAGAAGTTTTTGTTTGTAGTCCAGGAAGGAATTTTGTCACACTAAAAATAACGACAGATGACGGCGTATATGGAGTAGGTGATGCAACGCTCAATGGACGTGAACTTTCCGTCGCATCATATCTTAAAGATCATCTTTGCCCACAATTAATAGGGCGAGATGCCAGTCAAATAGAAGATATTTTCCAATATTTCTATAAAGGTGCCTATTGGCGTCGTGGACCTGTGACAATGTCAGCGATATCAGCCATAGATATGGCGTTATGGGATATCAAAGGTAAAGTTGCCAATATGCCACTTTATCAATTATTAGGTGGAGCTTCTCGTACCGGTGTAATGGTGTATTGCCACACCACAGGTAAAGATATTGAAGAAGCCTTAGATGATTATGCTAAACATAAAGAAATGGGCTTTAAGGCCATTCGAGTACAGTGTGGCATACCAGGAATGAAAACCACTTACGGTCAAAGTAAAGGTAAAAACTTAGCTTACGAACCAGCAACACGAGGTAACTATCCAGAAGAACAGTTTTGGGCAACAGACAAATATCTTGATTTCACACCAAAATTATTTGAGGCAGTGAGAAATAAATTTGGTTTTAACGAACATTTATTGCATGACATGCACCATCGTTTAACACCAATTGAAGCAGCTCGATTTGGTAAAAGTGTTGAAGACTATCGCCTATTTTGGATGGAAGACCCAACACCAGCTGAAAATCAAGAATGTTTCCGCTTAATTCGCCAACACACCGTAACACCAATTGCCGTAGGTGAAGTATTTAACAGTATTTGGGACTGTAAACAGTTAATTGAAGAACAGCTTATTGACTATATCCGAACCACAATAACCCATGCAGGCGGTATAACTCATATGCGTCGAATAGCTGATTTTGCGTCGCTTTATCAAGTTAGAACAGGCTCTCATGGCCCCTCAGATTTATCACCAATCTGTCATGCAGCTGCACTTCATTTTGATATGTGGGTACCTAACTTTGGTGTTCAAGAATTTATGGGTTACTCAGAGCAAATGCTAGAAGTCTTCTCACCAAACTGGACCTTTACTGATGGTTATATGCACCCAAGTGACAAACCAGGTTTAGGGATCGATTTTGATGAAAAACTAGCAGCTAAATATCCATACAACCCCGCTTATTTGCCAATTGCTCGTTTAGAAGATGGCACGTTGTGGAATTGGTAA
- a CDS encoding aminodeoxychorismate/anthranilate synthase component II, with product MILLIDNYDSFTFNIYDYLCRAGAKVMVIKNDEKSIDELKRLSFSKMVISPGPGTPDNAGISLSAIQAFENKCPILGICLGHQAIAQYFGFSIIKAPVPMHGKIDEIIHDEKGLFSGIKNPLSVVRYHSLIVQNSSNESPLTITATNKQGLIMGLRHKTLPIESVQFHPEAIKTEFGLKMISNFVSEQ from the coding sequence TTGATTCTTCTGATTGATAACTACGATTCATTTACATTTAATATATATGATTACCTGTGCCGTGCTGGCGCGAAGGTTATGGTCATCAAAAATGATGAAAAATCTATTGATGAATTAAAACGATTGTCGTTTTCTAAAATGGTAATTTCCCCAGGGCCAGGTACGCCAGATAATGCTGGGATATCGTTGTCAGCAATTCAGGCTTTTGAGAATAAATGTCCAATACTTGGTATCTGTTTAGGCCATCAAGCGATTGCTCAATATTTTGGATTCTCGATTATTAAAGCACCTGTACCCATGCATGGAAAAATTGATGAGATCATTCATGATGAAAAGGGATTATTTTCTGGAATTAAAAATCCTCTGTCTGTTGTAAGATATCATTCATTAATTGTACAAAATTCGTCAAATGAGTCACCTTTAACAATCACTGCTACTAATAAACAAGGGTTGATTATGGGGTTACGTCATAAAACATTACCTATCGAATCAGTACAATTCCACCCTGAAGCGATCAAGACTGAATTTGGTTTAAAAATGATAAGCAATTTTGTTAGTGAGCAATAA
- the pabB gene encoding aminodeoxychorismate synthase component I: MKIYIDFEGQRKYFCDPIKIIKSSDYHSIKKHIDEIEEFIQQGYFACGYLAYESAMGFNESNKTKIVTKSDQDLPLLFFGIFESYTTIVHTECASPEYFELSCDTNIDEYQQKISYIRSQIELGNTYQTNYTIQFNAPFNGDPLDYYHFLQKNNQANYCAYIEFENYHILSISPELFFKLENRTITTKPMKGTAARGLNSDQDKQQVALLKSEKNLAENMMIVDLLRNDLSKISVPGSVTVPHLFTAEKYPTVWQLTSTIQATVKENISLYQLFQALFPCGSITGAPKSSTMQIISDIENSARGVYCGTIGYVEPLMKKAVFNIPIRTLTIHNQQLNYGVGGGITWDSTADDEYHEILAKTAILNRTLTIPEYIIETLLLKDGELVLFDMHLDRLINSTSYFDFECDIQTIKQTLTNLAKTHSSGRYKIRLLQPKYGQAKISLDKLTHSMVIDKLDFAPKCVDKENTFLYHKTTNRQHFPELAVGQEYINYNQYDEITEFVNGNIALLINEKWVTPTITSGLLAGTMRQYYLDNHQLTEQKIVKQDILQADKIAFINSVRGWVEIKDQILDKLKAQF, translated from the coding sequence ATGAAAATTTATATCGATTTTGAGGGGCAACGTAAATATTTTTGTGATCCAATAAAGATTATAAAGTCATCTGATTATCACTCAATAAAAAAACATATTGATGAGATAGAAGAGTTTATACAACAAGGTTATTTTGCTTGCGGCTATCTTGCTTATGAAAGCGCTATGGGTTTTAATGAGTCAAATAAGACCAAAATAGTCACAAAGTCAGACCAGGATTTACCTTTACTTTTTTTTGGTATTTTTGAGAGCTATACAACAATAGTTCATACTGAGTGTGCTTCACCCGAGTATTTTGAATTGTCTTGTGACACAAATATTGACGAATATCAGCAGAAAATTAGTTATATTCGATCACAAATTGAATTAGGCAATACTTATCAAACTAACTATACCATTCAATTTAACGCTCCATTCAATGGTGATCCTTTAGATTATTATCATTTTCTACAAAAAAATAATCAGGCAAATTATTGTGCCTATATTGAATTTGAAAATTATCATATTTTATCTATCTCCCCTGAGCTATTTTTTAAATTAGAAAATAGAACCATAACAACTAAACCGATGAAAGGAACAGCAGCACGAGGTTTAAATTCTGACCAAGATAAACAACAAGTGGCCTTGTTGAAGTCAGAAAAAAATCTTGCTGAAAATATGATGATTGTTGATTTACTTCGTAATGATTTAAGCAAAATATCAGTGCCAGGTTCAGTAACCGTTCCACATTTATTTACAGCAGAAAAGTATCCGACTGTCTGGCAACTCACTTCAACTATTCAAGCAACCGTAAAAGAAAATATAAGTTTGTATCAGCTATTTCAAGCGCTGTTCCCGTGTGGTTCAATTACTGGTGCGCCCAAATCAAGTACCATGCAAATCATTAGTGATATTGAAAACTCGGCCCGTGGGGTTTACTGTGGCACAATTGGTTATGTAGAACCTTTAATGAAAAAGGCAGTATTTAATATTCCAATACGAACTTTAACCATACATAATCAACAGTTGAATTATGGTGTTGGTGGTGGCATTACATGGGATTCAACTGCTGATGATGAATATCATGAGATTTTAGCTAAAACAGCTATCTTAAATCGAACGCTGACTATTCCTGAATATATTATTGAAACATTATTGCTTAAAGATGGCGAGTTGGTTTTGTTTGATATGCACTTAGATAGGTTGATAAATTCAACGAGTTATTTTGATTTTGAATGTGATATTCAAACAATTAAACAGACATTAACTAATTTAGCAAAAACTCATTCATCAGGAAGATATAAAATTAGGCTTCTGCAACCTAAATATGGCCAAGCAAAAATAAGTCTCGATAAACTTACTCATTCAATGGTAATTGATAAGCTTGATTTTGCACCCAAATGTGTCGATAAGGAAAACACTTTTCTCTATCATAAAACGACTAATCGACAACACTTTCCCGAATTAGCAGTTGGGCAAGAATATATCAATTATAATCAATATGATGAAATCACTGAGTTTGTTAATGGTAATATTGCGTTGTTGATTAATGAAAAGTGGGTAACACCAACTATTACTTCGGGTTTACTTGCTGGTACTATGCGACAGTATTATTTGGATAATCATCAATTAACCGAGCAAAAGATTGTCAAACAAGATATTTTACAAGCCGATAAAATTGCATTTATTAATAGTGTGCGAGGATGGGTTGAAATTAAAGACCAGATATTAGATAAATTAAAAGCACAGTTTTGA
- a CDS encoding membrane integrity-associated transporter subunit PqiC produces the protein MVKLIRTLKVTILVTLLGTIIGCSSNAPSKSYFQLTSNLTGSRMTQTTDHFIWIESIEVASFLNKPGIVLQTQDIKYVTATNHLWASTLSQQLADRLSQDLTQILPNYLVSTKSITTPTFTVKLFIDGFHGGYNGDAIIKGRWVVTDKKGKIVTKAIERHVPLATNGYDALVKALSEGWQNEELDFANSIKH, from the coding sequence ATGGTTAAATTAATTCGAACGCTAAAAGTTACGATATTGGTGACATTATTAGGAACTATAATTGGTTGTTCATCAAATGCACCGAGTAAAAGTTATTTTCAATTAACTAGTAATTTGACTGGCTCAAGAATGACACAAACTACAGATCATTTTATTTGGATTGAGTCCATTGAGGTAGCTAGTTTCTTAAACAAACCCGGTATTGTCCTGCAAACACAGGACATAAAATATGTCACAGCAACTAATCATTTATGGGCATCAACGCTGTCTCAACAACTTGCCGATCGATTGTCACAAGACTTAACTCAAATTTTGCCTAATTATTTGGTGTCAACTAAATCAATTACCACTCCAACTTTTACAGTTAAACTTTTTATTGATGGTTTCCATGGCGGTTATAATGGCGATGCAATCATAAAAGGACGCTGGGTAGTGACAGATAAGAAAGGTAAAATCGTTACTAAAGCTATTGAACGTCATGTTCCACTTGCAACAAATGGTTATGATGCTTTGGTAAAAGCCTTATCCGAAGGCTGGCAAAATGAAGAATTAGACTTTGCAAATTCAATTAAACATTAA
- the pqiB gene encoding intermembrane transport protein PqiB — translation MATSRKLAKIIKIRAISAIWIIPIVTAVVGLWIIYAHFADRGTSFTLLANDANGIVAGKTVIKNRSVDVGIVDEVTLSDDYKKVVIKGRIYNDMEPLLKNDSIFWVVKPEIGRDGVTGLGTILSGVYIELVSGNDTHSFKNNPFILSDTPPLSDPSIKGIRLNLESDQSGVVPRGAKVMFRGYQVGNVETSLFDVDARKMKYQIFITKPYDALVTENVRFWKEGGINLSLSSRGASLEVPSLDVLMSGGISFDLPDGAKLGEPAKQHDVYKLYDDRKSIQDSQYTEYKEFLIMITDSISGLTEGAPVEYHGIRLGTVSKVPFYTTEMLKERSILNQKVPVLIRIEPDRLSELVDDKIDIAALIKDEQKNGLRASLKTSNMFTGALYIDLDFYPDLKNKYNIKLANQYGYDTIETTSTGFAQIQAKILQLLDNFNSLPLNNTMTQFNKSLESSEKLMNSLNQIMASKEMQAMPKDLQKAIRSLHETMKGLQPGSELNTQMIESLQKIQLMMDELTPLLNTLNNKSNALIFSAPNKKDQEPKARGKK, via the coding sequence ATGGCAACCTCAAGAAAATTAGCAAAAATAATTAAAATCCGAGCAATTTCTGCAATATGGATTATTCCCATAGTAACCGCCGTTGTTGGATTATGGATTATCTATGCCCACTTTGCTGATAGAGGCACATCTTTTACCTTATTAGCCAATGATGCAAATGGCATTGTTGCAGGTAAGACAGTAATCAAAAATCGTAGTGTTGACGTTGGTATAGTTGATGAAGTGACATTATCTGATGACTACAAGAAAGTCGTCATAAAAGGTCGAATTTATAATGATATGGAGCCATTGTTAAAAAATGACTCAATTTTTTGGGTAGTTAAACCTGAAATTGGCCGTGATGGTGTGACAGGACTTGGCACTATTTTATCTGGTGTATATATTGAACTGGTCTCAGGCAACGATACGCATAGTTTCAAAAATAACCCATTTATTCTATCTGATACACCACCGTTATCTGATCCAAGTATAAAAGGAATTCGCTTAAATTTAGAAAGTGACCAAAGTGGTGTAGTACCTCGAGGTGCAAAAGTGATGTTCCGTGGTTATCAAGTCGGTAATGTTGAAACATCCTTATTTGATGTCGATGCTCGTAAAATGAAATATCAAATTTTTATAACGAAACCTTATGATGCATTAGTTACCGAAAATGTACGCTTTTGGAAAGAGGGCGGAATCAATTTATCGCTATCTTCACGAGGAGCAAGTCTTGAAGTTCCTTCGTTAGATGTTCTAATGTCTGGTGGAATCAGCTTTGATTTACCAGATGGCGCGAAATTAGGTGAACCGGCGAAGCAACATGATGTTTATAAATTATATGACGATAGAAAATCGATTCAAGATTCACAGTACACTGAATATAAAGAATTTCTAATTATGATTACTGATTCCATATCGGGATTAACCGAAGGTGCGCCAGTGGAATATCATGGTATAAGATTGGGTACAGTGAGTAAAGTACCGTTTTATACCACAGAAATGTTAAAAGAAAGATCAATTCTCAACCAAAAAGTACCAGTATTAATCAGAATAGAGCCTGATCGTCTATCAGAATTAGTTGATGATAAGATCGATATAGCAGCTTTGATAAAAGATGAACAAAAAAATGGACTAAGAGCATCATTAAAAACGTCCAATATGTTTACTGGTGCGCTTTATATTGATCTAGATTTTTATCCTGATTTAAAAAATAAATACAATATAAAATTAGCTAACCAATATGGTTACGATACTATCGAAACAACATCAACAGGATTTGCTCAAATTCAAGCAAAAATATTGCAATTACTCGACAACTTTAACAGTTTACCGTTGAATAACACGATGACACAATTTAATAAATCATTAGAATCAAGTGAAAAACTAATGAATTCATTAAATCAAATTATGGCGAGTAAAGAGATGCAAGCTATGCCTAAGGATTTACAAAAGGCAATTCGTTCATTACACGAGACCATGAAAGGGTTGCAACCGGGATCTGAACTTAACACGCAAATGATCGAAAGTTTACAGAAAATTCAACTAATGATGGATGAGCTGACTCCTTTACTTAACACATTAAATAATAAAAGTAATGCATTGATTTTCTCAGCGCCAAATAAAAAAGACCAAGAACCCAAAGCCAGAGGTAAGAAATAA